One Setaria italica strain Yugu1 chromosome I, Setaria_italica_v2.0, whole genome shotgun sequence DNA window includes the following coding sequences:
- the LOC101766685 gene encoding 40S ribosomal protein S8 — MGISRDSMHKRRATGGKQKAWRKKRKYELGRQPANTKLSSNKTVRRVRVRGGNVKWRALRLDTGNYSWGSEAVTRKTRILDVVYNASNNELVRTQTLVKSAIVQVDAAPFKQWYLTHYGVDIGRKKKAPAAKKDGAEGQEGEAAAEETKKSNHVQRKLEKRKDGRALDPHIEEQFGSGRLLACIASRPGQCGRADGYILEGKELEFYMKKLQKKKGKGAAA; from the exons atgg GTATCTCGCGTGACTCGATGCACAAGCGCCGGGCCACCGGTGGGAAGCAGAAGGCCTGGAGGAAGAAGCGAAA GTATGAGCTCGGCCGCCAGCCAGCTAACACCAAGTTGTCAAGCAACAAGACGGTGAGGAGGGTTCGTGTCCGTGGAGGTAATGTGAAGTGGAGGGCTCTCCGCCTGGATACTGGTAACTACTCATGGGGAAGTGAGGCTGTTACCCGCAAGACCCGTATCCTTGATGTGGTCTACAATGCTTCAAACAATGAGCTCGTGAGGACTCAGACCCTCGTGAAGAGCGCCATTGTGCAAGTTGATGCTGCCCCATTCAAGCAGTGGTACCTGACACACTATGGAGTGGACATCGgtaggaagaagaaggcacCTGCTGCCAAGAAGGATGGTGCTGAG GGACAAGAGGGTGAGGCTGCAGCTGAGGAAACCAAGAAGAGCAACCATGTCCAGAGGAAGCTTGAGAAGCGTAAGGACGGACGCGCACTTGACCCGCACATCGAGGAGCAATTTGGCAGTGGAAGGCTTTTGGCTTGCATTGCTTCCCGCCCTGGGCAGTGTGGCCGGGCTGATGG GTACATCCTTGAGGGTAAGGAGCTTGAGTTctacatgaagaagctccagaagaagaagggcaagggcGCAGCAGCTTAG